The following proteins come from a genomic window of Prionailurus viverrinus isolate Anna chromosome D1, UM_Priviv_1.0, whole genome shotgun sequence:
- the LOC125146479 gene encoding olfactory receptor 51G2-like: MAFSLSHVSVGRTVPSWKTQNPTALCAEAVLLQRLGRLMVAYRPTREGLPRKACTSGIILPTNSTTSIVSTFVVTGIPGLEAVHIWISIPFCAMFFITLVSNMTIMTVICKDQTLHVPMYLFLAMLAVSDLGLSLFTFPTMLGIFWLDARELTFSACFTQMFFIHTFQDFESAIILAMAFDRYVAISRPLHYSSILTNGVIARIGLAIIVRTFTVQVPLPILLRTLCFCDSNVLSHSYCLHPDIIKLSCSNTRINSIFGLFVVLSTMGLDFLFILFSYVLILKTVLSIASYGGRLKALNTCISHICAVILFFTPMICLSILHRFGPKLPSCIYVTMANMHFLIPPVMNPVVYVAKTKQIRDKIQKLFTKRRPGESQVTFIT, from the exons ATGGCCTTTTCACTTtcccatgtgtctgttggcaggACTGTCCCTTCCTGGAAGACACAAAACCCCACAGCTCTGTGTGCGGAAGCAGTTTTACTTCAAAGGCTTGGTCGTTTAATGGTAGCTTACAGGCCAACAAGAGAAGGTCTCCCAA GAAAGGCATGCACCTCTGGCATTATATTGCCCACCAATAGCACCACATCCATAGTCTCCACCTTTGTGGTGACAGGCATACCTGGGCTGGAGGCTGTGCACATCTGGATCTCCATACCCTTCTGTGCCATGTTCTTCATTACCTTGGTGAGCAACATGACCATCATGACAGTTATCTGCAAGGACCAGACCCTCCATGTGCCTATGTATCTCTTCCTGGCCATGCTAGCTGTCTCTGATCTGGGTCTGTCCCTTTTCACTTTCCCCACAATGCTGGGGATCTTCTGGCTGGATGCTCGAGAGCTCACCTTCTCTGCTTGCTTCACCCAAATGTTTTTTATTCACACCTTCCAGGATTTTGAGTCAGCTATCATACTGGCAATGGCCtttgaccgctatgtggccatttCTCGTCCATTGCACTATTCTTCCATTCTCACCAACGGTGTAATTGCCAGGATAGGTTTGGCCATTATAGTGCGAACATTCACTGTGCAGGTGCCTCTCCCCATCCTCTTGAGGACGCTGTGCTTCTGTGATTCCAATGTACTATCTCATTCCTACTGCCTGCATCCTGATATCATAAAGCTCTCTTGTTCCAACACCAGGATCAACAGCATCTTTGGACTGTTTGTGGTGCTATCCACTATGGGACTtgattttctcttcatcctctttTCATATGTCCTGATACTTAAAACTGTACTGAGCATTGCATCCTATGGTGGCCGTCTCAAGGCTCTCAACACCTGCATTTCCCACATCTGTGCTGTGATTCTCTTTTTCACACCCATGATCTGCCTGTCCATACTGCACCGCTTCGGCCCCAAACTTCCCTCATGTATCTACGTGACCATGGCTAACATGCATTTTCTCATTCCCCCTGTGATGAACCCTGTTGTGTATGTAGCGAAAACCAAGCAGATACGAGATAAAATTCAGAAACTCTTCACCAAAAGAAGACCAGGAGAATCCCAAGTCACATTTATAACATAA
- the LOC125176050 gene encoding olfactory receptor 51I1-like, with product MLAFNNTFFNWPTFSFIGIPGLEAAHIWISIPFCVLYLIALVGNAVLLILVRAEKKLHEPQFYFLAMLALTDLGLSLSTMPSVLAIFWFDVRDIGLNACLTQMFFIHTLSSVESGVLVAMAFDRLVAICAPLNYTKILTHYTVACLSGAALIRGATLLAPLPFFLRTFPFCGANILSHSYCYYPDMLNLACGDITFSSAYGLVFVLCTFVVDVVFILASYMKILDTIMKLETQDRNWRSLHTCACHLCMVLVFYLPLISLAVLHRYAQDTSPILYTTMSNAYLLMTPLLNPLVYSLKSRQIQAALRKRFWVQRVIAGE from the coding sequence ATGTTGGCTTTTAATAACACTTTCTTTAATTGGCCCACTTTCTCCTTCATTGGTATTCCTGGTCTGGAAGCTGCACATATATGGATCTCCATCCCCTTCTGTGTCCTGTACCTCATAGCCCTTGTGGGTAATGCTGTTCTTCTTATCCTAGTTAGAGCAGAGAAGAAACTTCATGAACCTCAGTTCTATTTTTTGGCTATGCTAGCCCTTACTGATCTAGGCCTTTCATTGTCAACAATGCCTAGTGTCTTGGCTATCTTCTGGTTTGATGTCCGTGACATTGGCCTTAATGCTTGCCTAACCCAGATGTTCTTCATCCACACCCTCTCCTCAGTAGAATCAGGTGTCCTGGTGGCCATGGCTTTTGACCGTTTGGTAGCTATCTGTGCTCCATTAAACTATACCAAGATCCTTACCCACTACACGGTTGCCTGCCTTAGTGGAGCTGCCCTCATACGAGGTGCCACTCTGCTGGCtcctctgccttttttccttAGGACTTTTCCTTTCTGTGGGGCCAATATCCTGTCACACTCCTATTGCTACTACCCAGATATGCTGAACTTAGCCTGTGGGGACATTACCTTCAGCAGTGCCTATGGATTGGTTTTTGTTCTCTGCACATTTGTAGTGGATGTTGTCTTCATCTTAGCTTCATACATGAAGATCTTGGACACCATTATGAAGCTGGAGACTCAAGACAGAAACTGGAGGTCACTGCACACCTGTGCCTGTCACCTATGCATGGTGCTTGTGTTCTACCTGCCCCTAATCAGCTTGGCAGTGCTGCATCGTTATGCCCAGGACACTTCCCCAATTCTGTATACCACCATGAGTAATGCCTACCTCCTCATGACACCACTGCTCAACCCTCTCGTCTATAGTCTCAAATCCCGGCAGATCCAGGCTGCCCTGCGCAAGCGATTTTGGGTGCAACGTGTCATTGCTGGGGAATGA